A genomic segment from Alkalilimnicola ehrlichii MLHE-1 encodes:
- a CDS encoding complex I subunit 5 family protein, which produces MSGAVWAIFWPLLVALAEYLLQGRARWPLRLAGVAGTVWALALLTRMVVVDGVGVHALGGWPAPLGIELYADGLAVLMLWLSAVVMAVSVPYAGAWFGDQARARHYWPLWWVLWSALNGLFLSADLFNLYVMLELLTLAAVPLVALAAKPEALAAALRYLLFALLGSLAWLLGVAVIYAGAGTLHLHGVPELAGAPYGALAAGLITAGLFAKAALFPLHAWLPPAHGHAPAPVSAILSALVVKAAVYLVLRIWLWGFPDLITPLAGQLLGLLGAAAMILGSVWAFRQAQLKQVIAYSTVAQLGYLLLIFPLLASAAAWQGVVYHGLAHGLAKAALFLAAGNIMIVIGHDRLRDMRNFPSTLSPSLFAFALASVSLMGLPPAGGFVAKWLLVEGALAEGQWGWALLVVAGGLLAAAYLFRVMRLFVRHAGTPGVSHHPPLGWALNGPPMALALAAQALGLGAEPLLALLAIAEGGP; this is translated from the coding sequence ATGAGCGGCGCGGTCTGGGCCATCTTCTGGCCGCTATTGGTGGCGTTGGCCGAGTACCTGCTGCAGGGGCGGGCGCGCTGGCCGCTGCGACTGGCGGGGGTGGCCGGCACCGTGTGGGCGCTGGCCCTGCTCACCCGGATGGTGGTGGTCGACGGGGTGGGGGTTCACGCCCTGGGCGGCTGGCCTGCCCCGCTCGGTATCGAGCTTTACGCCGATGGCCTGGCGGTGCTCATGCTCTGGCTGTCTGCTGTGGTGATGGCGGTGAGCGTGCCCTATGCCGGCGCCTGGTTCGGCGACCAGGCCCGGGCCCGGCATTACTGGCCGCTCTGGTGGGTGCTCTGGTCCGCGTTGAACGGGCTGTTTCTGTCGGCGGATCTGTTCAACCTCTACGTCATGCTGGAGTTGCTCACCCTGGCCGCCGTGCCCCTGGTGGCGTTGGCGGCTAAGCCGGAGGCCCTGGCCGCGGCCCTGCGTTACCTGTTGTTCGCGTTGCTCGGCTCGTTGGCCTGGCTGCTGGGGGTGGCGGTGATCTATGCCGGGGCCGGCACCCTGCATCTGCACGGGGTGCCCGAGCTGGCCGGTGCGCCCTACGGGGCCTTGGCGGCCGGGCTGATCACCGCAGGCCTGTTTGCCAAGGCGGCACTCTTCCCCCTCCACGCCTGGCTGCCCCCGGCCCATGGGCACGCCCCAGCCCCGGTCTCGGCCATCCTCTCGGCGCTGGTGGTGAAGGCGGCGGTGTACCTGGTGTTGCGGATCTGGCTTTGGGGCTTTCCGGACTTGATCACGCCCCTGGCCGGGCAGTTGTTGGGCCTGCTGGGGGCGGCGGCGATGATCCTCGGGTCCGTGTGGGCCTTCCGTCAGGCGCAATTGAAGCAGGTGATCGCCTACTCCACGGTGGCGCAACTGGGCTACCTGTTGCTGATTTTCCCGCTCCTGGCCAGCGCCGCCGCCTGGCAGGGCGTGGTGTACCACGGGCTTGCCCATGGCCTGGCCAAGGCCGCGCTGTTCCTGGCCGCGGGCAATATCATGATCGTGATAGGGCACGACCGCCTGCGCGACATGCGGAACTTCCCCAGCACCCTGTCCCCCAGCCTGTTTGCCTTCGCCCTGGCCTCGGTGAGCCTGATGGGGCTGCCCCCGGCCGGCGGGTTCGTCGCCAAGTGGCTGCTGGTTGAGGGGGCACTGGCGGAGGGCCAATGGGGCTGGGCCCTGCTGGTGGTGGCCGGCGGGCTACTGGCGGCCGCCTACCTGTTCCGGGTCATGCGGCTCTTTGTGCGCCACGCCGGCACCCCGGGGGTGAGTCACCACCCGCCGCTGGGGTGGGCATTGAACGGGCCACCCATGGCGCTGGCGCTGGCGGCCCAGGCCCTGGGGCTGGGGGCGGAACCGCTGCTGGCGTTGCTGGCGATCGCCGAGGGGGGGCCGTGA
- a CDS encoding sodium:proton antiporter — protein sequence MEQVPLYVLTAAGLFAIGVYGLLVQTHLLRRILAVNVIGNAVFLLLVAWAVRDGRPPDPVPHAMVLTGIVIAVSATAFALALLRRYYRDTGRVSLEDREDGPG from the coding sequence ATGGAACAGGTGCCCCTCTACGTCCTGACGGCTGCCGGGTTGTTTGCCATCGGTGTCTACGGCCTGCTGGTCCAGACGCACCTGCTGCGGCGAATCCTGGCGGTGAACGTGATCGGCAACGCCGTTTTTCTGCTGCTGGTGGCCTGGGCGGTGCGCGATGGCCGACCGCCGGACCCGGTTCCCCACGCCATGGTCCTGACCGGCATCGTGATCGCGGTGAGCGCCACTGCCTTCGCCCTGGCCCTGTTGCGCCGGTACTACCGGGATACCGGCCGCGTCAGCCTGGAGGACCGAGAGGACGGGCCCGGATGA
- a CDS encoding proton-conducting transporter transmembrane domain-containing protein produces the protein MPLWVLMTSLVTAVVIFLLGERRQRARTAMNLGGALAKLALVAVMLFGVWAGHDFHFRWAVIPGGPDIVLHADALAMLFISLSALLWLLTTVYAIGYLEGQPHRCRFFGFFSLCVAATMGIATAGNLFTFFIFYELLTLSTWPLVVHKGTHAALRGGAVYLRYTLGAGLLLLPGIIGFYLLTGLQSFQPGGVVGEVVPEQALALTVFFWMMALGIGVKAALVPLHGWLPTAMVAPAPVSALLHAVAVVKAGAFGIVRLVQDLYGISVVAELGVGVPLALLASFTILYGSWRALAQDDIKRRLAFSTVSQVAYITLGVAVAGPVAAVGGLVHLVHQGLMKITLFFCAGNVAETLGVHSIRDLDGTGRRMPLTMAAFTLGAFGMIGAPPLAGFISKWHLGIGMVEAGMPAFIAVLVASTLLNAAYFLPVLHRIWFRPPPDQWPNERDLGPGETHGWLLWPTLTTAAMALGAGLLAGMPFSPLDWVSLIIERDYGLVPQP, from the coding sequence ATGCCGCTGTGGGTGCTGATGACCTCGCTGGTCACGGCGGTGGTCATCTTCCTGTTGGGCGAGCGGCGCCAGCGGGCGCGCACGGCCATGAACCTGGGCGGGGCCCTGGCCAAGCTGGCACTGGTGGCGGTGATGCTGTTCGGGGTCTGGGCCGGGCACGACTTTCACTTCCGCTGGGCGGTGATCCCGGGCGGACCGGATATCGTGCTGCACGCCGATGCCCTGGCCATGCTGTTCATCTCCCTCTCGGCGCTCCTCTGGCTGCTGACAACGGTCTATGCCATCGGCTATCTGGAGGGCCAGCCCCATCGCTGCCGCTTCTTCGGCTTTTTCAGCCTCTGTGTGGCGGCCACCATGGGCATTGCCACTGCCGGCAACCTGTTCACCTTTTTCATCTTCTACGAACTGCTCACGCTCTCCACCTGGCCGCTGGTGGTGCACAAGGGGACCCATGCCGCCCTGCGCGGGGGGGCGGTCTACCTGCGCTACACCCTGGGCGCCGGCCTGCTGCTGTTGCCCGGCATCATCGGGTTCTACCTGCTCACCGGGCTGCAGAGCTTCCAGCCCGGCGGCGTCGTCGGCGAGGTGGTGCCGGAGCAGGCCCTGGCGCTGACGGTCTTCTTCTGGATGATGGCCTTGGGCATCGGGGTGAAGGCGGCGCTGGTGCCGCTCCACGGCTGGTTGCCCACGGCCATGGTGGCGCCGGCGCCAGTCTCGGCCCTGCTGCACGCGGTGGCGGTGGTGAAGGCGGGGGCCTTTGGCATCGTGCGCCTGGTGCAGGACCTCTACGGTATCTCGGTGGTGGCGGAATTGGGGGTCGGTGTGCCGCTGGCGCTGCTGGCCTCGTTCACCATCCTCTACGGCTCCTGGCGGGCGCTGGCCCAGGACGACATCAAGCGCCGGCTTGCCTTCTCCACGGTCAGCCAGGTGGCCTACATCACCCTGGGGGTGGCGGTGGCTGGCCCGGTAGCGGCGGTGGGAGGGCTGGTGCATCTGGTCCACCAGGGGCTGATGAAGATCACATTGTTTTTCTGTGCCGGCAATGTGGCCGAGACCCTGGGCGTACACAGCATCCGCGACCTGGACGGCACCGGTCGGCGCATGCCGCTCACCATGGCGGCCTTCACCCTGGGGGCCTTCGGCATGATCGGTGCACCGCCGCTGGCCGGTTTCATCAGCAAGTGGCACCTGGGCATCGGCATGGTGGAGGCGGGCATGCCGGCGTTCATCGCGGTGCTGGTGGCCAGCACGCTGCTCAATGCGGCCTACTTCCTGCCGGTCCTGCACCGCATCTGGTTTCGCCCGCCCCCGGACCAGTGGCCGAACGAGCGCGATCTGGGGCCAGGGGAGACCCACGGCTGGCTCCTGTGGCCGACCCTGACCACGGCGGCCATGGCCCTGGGGGCGGGCCTGTTGGCCGGTATGCCCTTCAGCCCACTGGACTGGGTGAGCCTGATTATCGAGCGCGATTACGGCCTGGTGCCACAGCCCTAG
- a CDS encoding hydrogenase subunit MbhD domain-containing protein encodes MMVWWLDGLLALGLLWLAWQAVTAPRLFRSVVMFIVFGLFMSLCWARLAAPDLALAEAAIGAGLTGALLLSAYRALLVRHGAGREEAPGIAPALARAIAVGSGVLFAVLAGILLTLPGAEAPAGREALARMEELALDNPVTGVLLVFRAYDTLMEMGVLLLALLGARVVAEPLRAAGPGPWRRPGLSEPVLVAPLVALLVPLIVLVAGYLLWAGTTAPGGAFQAGAVLAALGVLLRLTGRLRPTLTNSLYERAVLVLGLAVFTAAGALGLGTEGYMLSYPAGWSYPLILVVETTLMLSIALTLALLFSGSNGFRGAR; translated from the coding sequence ATGATGGTCTGGTGGCTGGACGGCCTGCTGGCACTGGGCCTGCTCTGGCTGGCCTGGCAGGCGGTGACCGCGCCGCGGCTGTTCCGCTCGGTGGTGATGTTCATTGTCTTCGGGTTGTTCATGAGCCTGTGCTGGGCGCGGCTGGCGGCGCCCGACCTGGCGCTCGCCGAGGCCGCCATCGGTGCGGGCCTGACCGGGGCCCTGTTGCTCTCCGCCTATCGGGCGCTGCTGGTACGCCACGGTGCCGGCCGGGAGGAGGCGCCCGGTATCGCGCCGGCACTGGCACGGGCGATCGCCGTCGGCTCCGGGGTGCTGTTCGCGGTCCTTGCCGGCATCCTGTTGACCCTGCCCGGGGCGGAGGCGCCGGCCGGCCGGGAGGCGCTGGCGCGCATGGAGGAGTTGGCCCTGGACAATCCGGTGACCGGTGTCCTGCTGGTTTTCCGCGCCTACGACACGCTGATGGAGATGGGGGTGCTGCTGCTGGCACTGCTGGGCGCGCGGGTGGTGGCCGAGCCGTTGCGCGCTGCCGGCCCGGGGCCCTGGCGCCGTCCCGGCCTCAGCGAACCGGTCCTGGTCGCCCCGCTGGTGGCGCTGCTGGTGCCCCTGATCGTCCTGGTGGCGGGTTATCTGCTGTGGGCCGGCACCACCGCGCCGGGTGGCGCCTTCCAAGCCGGTGCGGTGCTCGCCGCCCTGGGGGTGTTGCTGCGGCTCACCGGCCGTCTCCGGCCCACGCTCACCAATAGCCTGTACGAACGGGCGGTCCTGGTGCTCGGGCTGGCGGTATTCACCGCCGCCGGCGCCCTTGGTCTCGGGACCGAGGGCTATATGCTCAGCTATCCGGCGGGGTGGTCCTACCCGCTGATTCTGGTGGTTGAGACCACGCTGATGCTCTCTATCGCCCTGACCCTGGCGCTGTTGTTCAGCGGCTCCAACGGCTTCCGGGGAGCGCGGTGA
- a CDS encoding Na+/H+ antiporter subunit E, whose product MSEPRRLTSRRLFWALTGAVLLWTLFTAGQGWDPLGLLVVTAATLAGAWWTPLWLRPVRWHALPGFGLYFVDRSVRGGVDVAWRALQPTMPLQPQWRVRPLRLPAGGPRSLLVSVISLMPGTLCAELVDDELVVHALAQGLDGELDELERRIARLYALE is encoded by the coding sequence ATGTCTGAGCCCCGGCGCCTGACCTCGCGGCGCCTCTTCTGGGCGCTCACCGGGGCCGTGCTACTCTGGACCCTGTTCACCGCCGGGCAGGGTTGGGACCCGCTGGGGCTGTTGGTGGTCACCGCAGCAACCCTGGCGGGGGCGTGGTGGACCCCGCTGTGGTTACGCCCGGTGCGCTGGCACGCGCTGCCCGGTTTCGGGCTCTATTTTGTCGACCGCTCGGTGCGGGGCGGCGTCGATGTGGCCTGGCGGGCGTTGCAGCCCACGATGCCGCTGCAGCCGCAATGGCGGGTGCGCCCCCTGCGCCTGCCCGCCGGCGGGCCCCGGAGTCTGCTGGTCAGTGTGATCAGCCTCATGCCCGGCACCCTGTGCGCCGAGCTGGTGGACGACGAATTGGTGGTCCATGCCCTGGCCCAGGGACTGGACGGCGAGCTGGACGAACTGGAGCGACGCATCGCCCGGTTGTACGCACTGGAGTAG
- a CDS encoding monovalent cation/H+ antiporter complex subunit F, which produces MDTALLLVAVFLLLNLLAGLVRVWRGPTPADRMLAAQLFGTTTVAVLLILAQAMELAALRDVALLFVLLATLVSVAFVRLPSRAEERE; this is translated from the coding sequence ATGGACACGGCTCTGCTGCTGGTGGCGGTCTTTCTCTTACTCAACCTGCTGGCCGGGTTGGTTCGCGTCTGGCGCGGCCCTACGCCCGCCGACCGGATGCTCGCCGCCCAGTTGTTCGGGACCACCACGGTGGCGGTGTTGCTGATCCTTGCCCAGGCCATGGAGCTGGCCGCCCTGCGTGACGTGGCGCTGCTCTTCGTGCTCCTCGCCACCCTGGTGAGTGTGGCCTTCGTGCGCCTCCCGAGCCGGGCGGAGGAGCGGGAGTGA
- the mnhG gene encoding monovalent cation/H(+) antiporter subunit G, which translates to MALVLAWGLILMGAGFFLAGTIGLLRFPNVFSRLHALTKADNVGLGLLALGLAILAGSPWVALKLALIWLLALLAGTVSCHLIARYALREQGGREQARP; encoded by the coding sequence ATGGCCCTGGTGCTCGCCTGGGGGTTGATCCTGATGGGGGCCGGCTTTTTCCTGGCCGGAACCATCGGCCTGCTGCGCTTCCCCAATGTCTTCTCCCGCCTGCACGCGCTCACCAAGGCCGACAACGTGGGCCTGGGACTGCTGGCGTTGGGGCTGGCGATCCTGGCGGGCAGCCCGTGGGTGGCGTTGAAACTGGCCCTGATCTGGCTGCTGGCCCTGTTGGCCGGTACGGTCTCCTGCCACCTTATCGCCCGCTACGCATTGCGTGAGCAGGGGGGCCGGGAGCAGGCCCGGCCATGA